The sequence ACGCTGCACGCCCCGCAATCAAAAGTGCTGGCCGCGAGCTTTAAAACCCCACGTCAGGCGCTGGACTGCCTGCTGGCAGGATGCGAGTCCATCACGCTGCCGCTGGACGTGGCGCAGCAGTTTATTACCTCTCCTGCGGTAGACGCAGCGATTGTGAAGTTTGAGCAGGACTGGCAGGGGGCGTTTGGTCGGACGTCGATCTGACGGGTGCGGCCTGATGCCCTCACCCCAACCCTCTCCCACAGGGAGAGGGAGCAAACACTAAAACGGCAACCTGAAGGTTGCCGTTTGCTTTAACCTCCACAAACCTCACATCCCGGATTACGCATCAGCTTCATCTCGCGGAACTGGCAGGTCATCGCGTCATACATCACGATTTTTCCTGCGGCAGGCGTACCGTAATGTGCCAGCACTTTAATCGCTTCCATCGCCTGCAGCGACCCAATCACGCCGACGAGCGGCGCCATCACGCCCGCCTCAACGCAGGTTAGCGCATTCTCACCAAACAGACGGCTCAGGCAGCGGTAGCAGGGGGCCCCCTCCGCATAGGTGAAGACGCTGATCTGCCCTTCCATGCGGATCGCCGCGCCGGAGACCAGCGGGGTTGTGTGGGCAAAACAGCCTGCATTAAGCTGGTTACGAACGGCGACGTTATCGGTGCAGTCGAGCACCAGATCGTGCTGCGCAATCTGCGCAAATAACGCCTCGTCATCCAGCATCGCGTCAAGCAGGGTGAACTGAACGTTGGGGTTGATGCGCGCCAGGGCAGCCCGGGCGGATTCCACTTTTGGCTCGCCAATGGTCGCGTCGCTGTGCAGCGTCTGGCGCTGGAGATTAGACACCGATACGGTATCAAAATCCAGCAGCGTCATCCTGCCCACGCCCGCCGCGGCCAGGTATTGCGCGGCGGCGCAGCCGAGCCCGCCGAGGCCAACAACCAGCACGCTGGCCGCCTTGAGTGCTTCCTGTCCCTCGAAATCAAATCCGCGCAGGACAATCTGGCGGTTGTAGCGCATCATCTCCTGGTCGCTCAGTTCCACCGTCATGTCAGCCTCCGAACAGGTGGTTGAAGCGCTCTACCTCAACCCATTCACCCGCTTCCACGTTGCCGCGCTCGCGCTCCAGCACGATAAAGCAGTTGCCCAGGCTGAAGGAGCTGAAAATGTGCGAACCCTGGTGCCCGGTCGTGCTGACTTCCAACTCACCGTGCGCGTTATGCGCCAGAATGCCGCGCTGGAAATCAAGCCGACCCGGCGATTTTTTCAGGCGCGTCGCGGCGCGCACGCGCAGGCGTTCCGGCAGCGGGCTGGCGGCGTTGCCGGAAAGCTTCGCCAGCAGCGGGATCACCAGCTGGTAAAAGGTGAGTGCCGCTGAGACCGGGTTACCCGGCAGACCGCAGAACCAGCTGTGCGGAAGCTTGCCAAACGCGAACGGTTTGCCCGGTTTGATTGCCAGCTTCCAGAAGGCGATTTCGCCCAGCTCTTCAAGAAGGGTTTTGGTGTAATCCGCTTCCCCCACGGAGACGCCGCCGGAGCTGATGACCACATCTGCGGATTTATCCGCCTCAATAAATGCCGCGCGCAGTTTTTCCGGATCGTCAGGAATGATGCCGAGATTAATCACTTCGCAGCCCAGCTGCTCCAGCATCAGGTGGACGGCCAGCCGGTTGGTGTCGTAAATCTGACCGTCCTGCAGCGGCTGGCCCGGCAGCTGCAGCTCGTCACCGGTGGAGAACACCGCGACGCGCACTTTCCGGATAACGTCAATGTCCGCGATGCCGAGCGAGGCCAGCACCGGAAGCTCCGCCACCGTCAGCTTCTGCCCGGCGGCAAAGACCGTTGCGCCAAGGTTAATGTCCTCGCCGGTACGGCGGATGTTCTGGCCCGCTTTGACGCTGGCGGTAAAACGCACGCCGTCGTCCGTCTGTTCGGTTTCTTCCTGCATCACCACGGCATCGCAGCCTGGCGGAACCGGCGCGCCGGTCATGATGCGCACGCAGGTGCCCACAGGCCTTTCACCGCTAAACGGCTGACCGGCAAAGGCTTTACCCGCCACCGGCAGGGCGTTGCCCGTCTGGAGGTCCGCCAGGCGTACCGCGTAACCGTCCATCGCGGAATTATCGAACCCCGGCACGTTAAGCGGAGAGACGATATCGCGCGCGGCGATTCGGCCAAAACAGCGCACGAGGGGCAGCGTTTCGACGTCTTGCAGCGGGGAAAGTCGGTCAAGCATCTGCGTGAGTGCCGTCTCAAGCGGCATCAGTCCGGCGGTAAAATCCATGGTGGGCTCCTGAGGAGTAACAACGAAAGCGTCCATTATGGCAGAAAAGTGCGGCTAACTGTATGACCCGATGGGTGTACGCTTTACATCACAGTTGCGTCTTTCTATATTCAAAAATCATCTGAAGTTTCATCGACGATAATGATATTTATAGAAAAAGCCGCGAATCAGGCTAACGGGTGATGCGAATGGTTAATGCGGTAATCGCAATTCATGGTGGCGCAGGGGCAATCACCCGTGCACAGCTCAGTCCTGAGCAGGAAAAGCGTTATATTGACGCGCTGTACGCCATTGTTGAAACAGGTCAGAAAATGCTGGAAGCGGGCGAGAGCGCGCTGGATGTGGTCACCGAGGCGGTGCGTCTGCTGGAGGAGTGTCCGCTCTTTAATGCTGGCATCGGTTCAGTCTTTACCCGGGATGAAACCCACGAGCTTGATGCTTGCGTGATGGACGGCGTCACCCTGAAGGCAGGGGCCGTTGCGGGCGTGAGTCATCTGCGTAATCCGGTGCTGGCGGCGCGTCTGGTGATGGAAGAGAGCCCGCACGTTCTGCTGACGGGCGCCGGGGCGGAGAAATTTGCCCGTGAGCACGGAATGGAACCGGTATCGCCCGATCTTTTTTCCACGGAGGAGCGCTATCAGCAACTGCTGGAAGCCCGTTCAGCGGGTATGACGCAGCTTGATCATGCTGCGCCGCTGGATGAGACCACCAAAATGGGCACGGTCGGCGCGGTGGCGCTGGATAAGGCCGGCAACCTCGCGGCGGCGACCTCAACGGGCGGCATGACCAACAAGCTGCCCGGCCGCGTCGGCGACAGCCCGCTGCCGGGCGCCGGCTGCTATGCCAATAACGCCACGGCGGCGGTGTCGTGTACCGGCACCGGGGAAGTGTTTATTCGCGCCCTCGCGGCCTACGACATCACCGCGCTGATGGATTACGGCGGTTTAAGCCTGAGCGAGGCCTGCGAGCGCGTGGTGATGGAAAAATTGCCTGCTCTGGGCGGCGTTGGCGGCCTAATTGCCGTGGACCGTGAGGGCAACGTGGCCCTGCCGTTTAACAGCGAAGGGATGTATCGCGCCTGGGGTTACGCCGGTGATGAACCGAGCACGGGCATCTATCGTGAATAAGGGGGCCGCGCGTGCCGCACAGTGAAGAGCTGGACAACGGCGAAGTACTGGCTGTCCATCAGCTGAATATTGCGTTTCAGGAAGAGCGGCAGTTCATCCCCGCAGTAGAAAATTTATCGTTCTCGCTCAGACGCGGCGAGACGCTGGCAATTGTTGGCGAATCCGGTTCCGGTAAATCGGTCACCGCGCTGGCGCTGATGCGTCTGCTGGAACAGACGGGCGGGCAAATCAGCAGCGAGAAGATGCTCCTGCGCCGCCGTAATCGTCAGGTCATTGATTTAAACGAGCTGAGCGGCGCGCAGATGCAGGGCGTGCGCGGGGCAGATATTGCGATGATCTTTCAGGAGCCGATGACTTCGCTTAACCCGGTTTTCCCGGTAGGGGAACAGATTGCCGAGTCCATCCGGCTGCATCAGGGGCTAAGCGGCGATGAGGCGCTCAACGAAGCCAGAAGGATGCTGGAGCTGGTGCGCATTCCCGAGGCGCAGGCCATTCTGGGACGTTACCCGCATCAGCTTTCCGGCGGTATGCGCCAGCGGGTGATGATTGCCATGGCGCTCTCCTGCCGTCCGGCGGTACTGATTGCGGATGAACCGACAACGGCGCTGGACGTGACGATTCAGGCGCAGATCCTGCAGCTTATCAAAGTGCTGCAGCAAGAGATGGAGATGGGGGTAATATTTATCACCCACGATATGGGCGTGGTGGCTGACATCGCCGACCGGGTGCTGGTGATGCACAAGGGCAATGCGGTGGAAACCGGCACGGTCGAACAGATTTTTCATGCCCCTGTGCATCCTTATACTAAAGCGCTGCTGGCGGCGGTGCCGCGTCTTGGCGCGATGAACGGCAGCGACCTGCCGCGTCGTTTTCCGCTGATTTCCCTTGAAGCGACAGGGCAGCAGGAGGATGAACGCGAGCAGGATACCGTGGTGCCGGGCAAACCCATTCTTGAAGTGCGCGACCTGGTGACCCGTTTTCCGCTGCGCAGCGGGATTTTCAATCGCCTGAAGCGCGAAGTCCACGCGGTCGAAAACGTCAGTTTCGATTTATGGCCGGGCGAAACGCTGGCGCTGGTGGGGGAGTCCGGCTGCGGGAAATCCACCACCGGACGCGCACTGCTTCGGCTGGTGGAGACGCAGGAAGGGACAATCACCTTTAACGGCGAACGAATCGATACCCTGCCAGACAACAAATTACAGGCGGTACGCCGGGATATTCAGTTTATTTTCCAGGATCCGTATGCCTCCCTCGATCCGCGCCATACGGTGGGGTACTCCATTATGGAGCCGCTGCGGGTGCATAATCTGCTCGACGGCGAAGCAGCGCAGCGCCGCGTGGCCTGGCTGCTGGAGCGCGTCGGCCTCAAGCCGGAACATGCCTGGCGTTATCCGCACGAGTTTTCCGGCGGGCAGCGGCAGCGTATCTGCATTGCCCGTGCGCTGGCGCTGAACCCGAAAGTGGTGATTGCGGATGAATCCGTTTCGGCGCTGGATGTCTCAATCCGGGCGCAAATCATCAACTTATTGCTCGATTTACAGCGGGATATGGGCATCGCTTTCCTGTTTATCTCGCACGATATGGCGGTGGTCGAGCGCATCAGCCATCGCGTGGCGGTGATGTTCATGGGGCAAATCGTGGAGATAGGTCCGCGAAGGGCAGTGTTTGAGAACCCGCAACATCCTTACACTCGCAAGCTTATCGCGGCGGTACCGGTTGCTGACCCCGCGCATCGTCACGGCCAGCGCGTGCTGCTGCAGGATGAAATGCCGAGCAATATTCGCAAACGCGGCGAGGCCGTGGAGCGCGTGACGCTGCGCGAAGTCGGGCCGGGTCATTTCGTCGCTCCCCCGCGTCAGGACAATGCGTTTTCGCGGTTATAACTTACAACAGGCAGGAGAACACAATGGTTACTTTTGTAGCGCGTAGATGGTTGTTAGCCGCGAGCGTGACGGCAGCCCTGGCCGCTGCCCCCGCGTTCGCTGCCAAAGATGTGGTGGTTGCTGTCGGCTCCAACTTCACCACGCTGGATCCGTATGACGCCAACGATACGCTTTCCCAGGCGGTGGCGAAATCGTTCTATCAGGGGCTGTTCGGCCTGGATAACGAGATGAAGCTCAAAAATGTTCTGGCGCAGGGGTATACCGTCTCCGACGACGGTCTGGTCTATACTATCAAGCTTCGTTCCGGCGTGAAGTTCCAGGACGGTACCGATTTCAATGCGGAGGCGGTAAAGGTCAACCTTGACCGTGCCAGCAACCCGGAAAACAGCCTGAAGCGCTATAACCTTTATAAAAACATCGCCAGCACCGAGGCGGTGGATCCGACGACGGTCAAAATCACGCTGAAAGCGCCATTCTCGGCGTTTATCAATATACTGGCGCACCCGGCAACGGCGATGATCTCGCCTGCCGCGTTGAAAAAGTACGGCAAGGAGATTGGCTTCCACCCGGTCGGTACCGGCCCGTACGAGCTGCTCACCTGGAACCAGACCGATTTTGTGAAGGTGAAGAAATTCCCAGGGTACTGGCAGAAAGGGCTGCCGAAGCTGGACACCATCACCTGGCGTCCGGTGGTGGATAACAATACCCGCGCAGCGATGCTGCAAACGGGTGAGGCGCAGTTTGCTTTCCCCATCCCGTATGAGCAGGCCGCTATTCTGCAGAAAAACAGCAAGCTGGAGCTGGTGGCCAGTCCGTCAATCATGCAGCGCTATATCAGCATGAACGTCACGCAGAAGCCGTTTGATAACCCAAAGGTACGTGAAGCGATCAACTATGCGATTAACCGTCAGGCGCTGGTGAAGGTCGCTTTTGCGGGCTATGCCACCCCGGCGACCGGCGTGCTGCCTCCGGCTATTGCCTATGCGCAAAGCTATCAGCCGTGGCCGTACGATCCGGCTAAAGCGCGCGAGCTGCTCAAAGAGGCGGGCTTCCCGAACGGTTTCAGCACCACGCTGTGGTCGTCGCATAATCACAGTACCGCCCAGAAGGTGCTGCAGTTCACCCAGCAGCAGCTGGCGCAGGTGGGCATCAAGGTGCAGGTCACCGCGATGGATGCCGGTCAGCGGGCCGCGGAGGTCGAGGGGAAAGGGCAGAAAGAGAGCGGCGTGCGGATGTTCTATACCGGTTGGTCGGCGTCGACCGGTGAAGCCGACTGGGCGCTTGCACCGCTGTTTGCTTCGCAAAACTGGCCGCCAACCCTGTTTAACACCGCGTTTTACAGCAATCCGCAGGTGGACAACGATCTGGCCGATGCCCTGAAAACCACTAAACCGGAAGAGAAAGCGCGCCTTTACAAAGACGCCCAGGACCTTATCTGGAAAGAGTCGCCGTGGGTACCGCTGGTGGTGGAGAAACTGGTTTCAGCCCATAACAGAGCGCTGACCGGATTCTACATCATGCCGGATACGGGCTTTAGCTTTGACGATGCGGATTTAAAATAACACTCATGCTGAATTATGTTTGTAAACGCTTGCTTGGGCTTATCCCGACGCTGCTGATTGTGGCGATACTGGTATTTTTGTTTGTGCATATGCTGCCGGGCGATCCGGCGCGTCTGGTTGCCGGGCCGGAAGCAGATGCCGCCGTCATTGAGCTGGTGCGCAAGCAACTGGGCCTCGATCAGCCACTGTATATGCAGTTTCTTCATTACATTTGCAACGTTCTGCAGGGCGATTTTGGCATCTCGATGGTGTCGCGTCGTCCGGTAGCGGAGGAAATCGCCAGCCGCTTTATGCCCACGTTCTGGCTAACGATTGCCAGTATGAGCTGGGCAGTGGTGTTTGGGCTGGGCGCCGGGATTGTTGCGGCGGTCTGGCGCAACCGCTGGCCAGATAAGCTTGGTATGGCGCTGGCGGTCACCGGTATCTCTTTTCCGGCGTTCGCGCTGGGGATGCTGCTGATGCAAATCTTCTCCGTTGAGCTGGGCTGGCTGCCGACCGTTGGGGCCGATACCTGGAAGCATTACATTCTGCCCTCTATGACGCTGGGGGCTGCCGTCTCGGCGGTAATGGCCCGCTTTACCCGCGCCTCCTTCGTTGACGTGCTGAGTGAAGATTATATACGCACCGCGCGGGCGAAAGGGGTCAGCGAGAAGTGGGTCATTCTTAAGCACGGGTTTCGTAATGCGATGATCCCGGTGGTGACGATGATGGGGCTGCAGTTTGGCTTTCTGCTGGGCGGCTCTATCGTCGTGGAAAAGGTCTTCAACTGGCCGGGGCTGGGGCGTCTGCTGGTCGATTCGGTCGAGATGCGCGACTACCCGGTAATTCAGGCGGAAGTCCTGCTTTTCTCCCTGGAGTTTATTCTTATCAATTTAGTGGTGGATGTGCTCTACGCCGCCATTAACCCGGCCATCAGGTATAAGTAAAATGCGATTGTTGAACTGGCGACGTCAGGCCGTTTTAAACGCTATGCCGGGGCTGAAACCGGAGCATATCCGCACGCCGTGGTCGGAATTCTGGCGGCGTTTTCGCCGTCAGCCGGTCGCCATGACGGCGGGGCTGTTTGTGCTGCTGCTGATTGCGGTGGCCATCGTTGCACCCTGGGTGGCGCCGTTTGATGCGGAAAACTATTTTGACTACGACCGCCTGAACGATGGGCCGTCCATGCTCCACTGGTTCGGCGTGGATTCCCTTGGGCGCGATATCTTCAGCCGCGTGCTGGTGGGGGCGCAAATCTCGCTTGCCGCCGGGGTGTTTGCGGTACTGATCGGCGCGGCAATCGGTACCGTGCTGGGTCTCGTCGCCGGATATTACGAAGGCTGGTGGGACCGCATCATCATGCGAATCTGTGACGTGCTGTTTGCCTTCCCGGGTATTCTGCTGGCCATTGCCGTGGTGGCCATTATGGGCAGCGGCATGGCGAACGTGATTATTGCCGTTGCGGTATTTTCGATTCCCGCCTTTGCCCGCCTTGTGCGCGGCAACACGCTGGTGCTTAAACAGCAGACGTTTATCGAGTCCGCCCGCAGCATGGGGGCCAGCGATGCCACCATTCTGTTCAGCCATATTCTGCCGGGAACGGTGTCGTCTATTGTGGTCTATTTCACCATGCGCATCGGCGTGTCGATTATTTCTGCGGCCAGCCTGTCGTTTCTGGGGTTAGGCGCACAGCCACCGACGCCGGAGTGGGGCGCGATGCTGAACGAGGCGAGGGCAGATATGGTGATTGCCCCGCACGTGGCGATCTTCCCGAGTCTGGCGATTTTCCTGACCGTGCTGGCGTTTAACCTGCTGGGGGATGGGCTGCGCGACGCGCTGGATCCGAGGATTAAGGGGTAGGGCAGTGGAATGTGCCGGGTGGCGGCTACGCCTTACCCGGCCTGGAAATGAGGTGCAGTGCGATTAAACCCGGCTACCCCAGAGGTCATATTCGTCCGCGTTTTCAACCTTCACGCGAATAATATCACCCGGCTTAACGCGAGTTTCGCCGTTCAGGTACACCGCGCCGTCGATTTCAGGGGCATCCGCCATGCTGCGGCCAATTGCGCCTTCTTCGTCCACTTCGTCAATGATAACCATGATCTCACGGCCCACTTTCTCCTGCAGACGTTCAGCAGAGATCTGCTGTTGCAGCTGCATAAAGCGGTTCCAGCGCTCTTCTTTCACCTCTTCGGGCACCTGATCCGCCAGTTCGTTGGCGGTTGCGCCTTCAACCGGGCTGTACTTGAAGCAGCCTACGCGGTCCAGACGCGCTTCTTTCAGGAAATCGAGCAGCATCTGGAAATCTTCTTCGGTTTCACCCGGGAAGCCGACGATGAAGGTTGAGCGCAGGGTCAGATCCGGGCAGATTTCGCGCCACTGTTTAATGCGTGCCAGCTGACGGTCAACGGAGCCAGGACGTTTCATCAGCTTCAGGATACGCGGACTGGCGTGCTGCAGCGGGATGTCCAGATACGGCAGGATTTTGCCTTCCGCCATCAACGGAATGACGTCGTCAACGTGCGGATATGGGTAGACGTAATGCAGACGCGTCCAGATCCCCAGCTTCGCGAGCTGCTCGCACAGGCCCACCATGCTGGTTTTCACCGGCTCGCCGTTGTGGAAACCGGAACGGTGCTTCACGTCTACGCCGTAAGCAGAGGTATCCTGGGAAATCACCAGCAGTTCTTTCACGCCAGCATCGGCCAGACGTTTAGCTTCCGCCAGCACGTCGCCAATCGGACGGCTCACCAGATCGCCACGCATGGACGGGATGATGCAGAAGGTGCAGCGATGGTTGCAGCCTTCGGAAATTTTCAGGTAAGCGTAGTGACGCGGCGTCAGCTTCACGCCCTGTTCCGGCACCAGGCTCAGGAACGGATTGTGCTTTGGTTTTGGCACGTAGTGATGAACATGTTCCAGCACCTGCTCGTAACTGTGCGGGCCGGTGATCTCCAGCACCTTCGGATGCACTTCGCGGATCTGGTCCTCTTTCGCGCCCAGACAGCCGGTCACAATGACTTTGCCGTTTTCCGTCAGGGCTTCACCGATGGCTTCCAGGGACTCCTGAACCGCGCTGTCGATAAACCCGCAGGTGTTCACAATCACCATATCGGCGTTGTCGTAGCTTGGCACCACGTCATAGCCTTCGGTACGAAGTTCGGTAAGGATGCGTTCGGAATCCACCAGGTTTTTCGGGCAGCCGAGGGAGACGAAGCCGATTTTCGGCGGGTGCGTAACATTGCTCATAGGTTAAAAATTGTTCGATTTTTGGAATGGTCAGGCAGGGATTCTACAGAGGTTGGGGGGAAATTTGTACTGAAGAATTGCGGTTAGCGCGGCTTTTTGGTCCTAACCGATTTTTCTGGTTATTACTGTTACAAATCAACCGAGTGGATTCAGGTCAGAATGTACGTGTAGTTGAGCCGGATTACTATTGGCTACTGGAGCGAGGCAGCATGTTCCTACTTGTGTATAGGGTACTTGAACGTTCTTAATAACTGTCTGTATTTGCAATAAGGCCGCGAAAGCGACCTTTTTTTGCTGGTTGCCCGGAATGCGTTCCCTTGCAAGGCGTGGAGATCTTGCATCCTGATTGATTTAAGTTAAGTCACTTTTTGGATATTATGCTTTCTATATCAGTATGATTCATGAGGGATTATGACCAGAGCACTGGTAAGGCTTGGAGACAAGACTACGAGCGGCGGGGAGGTG comes from Enterobacter kobei and encodes:
- the moeB gene encoding molybdopterin-synthase adenylyltransferase MoeB, which codes for MTVELSDQEMMRYNRQIVLRGFDFEGQEALKAASVLVVGLGGLGCAAAQYLAAAGVGRMTLLDFDTVSVSNLQRQTLHSDATIGEPKVESARAALARINPNVQFTLLDAMLDDEALFAQIAQHDLVLDCTDNVAVRNQLNAGCFAHTTPLVSGAAIRMEGQISVFTYAEGAPCYRCLSRLFGENALTCVEAGVMAPLVGVIGSLQAMEAIKVLAHYGTPAAGKIVMYDAMTCQFREMKLMRNPGCEVCGG
- the moeA gene encoding molybdopterin molybdotransferase MoeA, which codes for MDFTAGLMPLETALTQMLDRLSPLQDVETLPLVRCFGRIAARDIVSPLNVPGFDNSAMDGYAVRLADLQTGNALPVAGKAFAGQPFSGERPVGTCVRIMTGAPVPPGCDAVVMQEETEQTDDGVRFTASVKAGQNIRRTGEDINLGATVFAAGQKLTVAELPVLASLGIADIDVIRKVRVAVFSTGDELQLPGQPLQDGQIYDTNRLAVHLMLEQLGCEVINLGIIPDDPEKLRAAFIEADKSADVVISSGGVSVGEADYTKTLLEELGEIAFWKLAIKPGKPFAFGKLPHSWFCGLPGNPVSAALTFYQLVIPLLAKLSGNAASPLPERLRVRAATRLKKSPGRLDFQRGILAHNAHGELEVSTTGHQGSHIFSSFSLGNCFIVLERERGNVEAGEWVEVERFNHLFGG
- the iaaA gene encoding beta-aspartyl-peptidase yields the protein MVNAVIAIHGGAGAITRAQLSPEQEKRYIDALYAIVETGQKMLEAGESALDVVTEAVRLLEECPLFNAGIGSVFTRDETHELDACVMDGVTLKAGAVAGVSHLRNPVLAARLVMEESPHVLLTGAGAEKFAREHGMEPVSPDLFSTEERYQQLLEARSAGMTQLDHAAPLDETTKMGTVGAVALDKAGNLAAATSTGGMTNKLPGRVGDSPLPGAGCYANNATAAVSCTGTGEVFIRALAAYDITALMDYGGLSLSEACERVVMEKLPALGGVGGLIAVDREGNVALPFNSEGMYRAWGYAGDEPSTGIYRE
- the gsiA gene encoding glutathione ABC transporter ATP-binding protein GsiA, producing the protein MPHSEELDNGEVLAVHQLNIAFQEERQFIPAVENLSFSLRRGETLAIVGESGSGKSVTALALMRLLEQTGGQISSEKMLLRRRNRQVIDLNELSGAQMQGVRGADIAMIFQEPMTSLNPVFPVGEQIAESIRLHQGLSGDEALNEARRMLELVRIPEAQAILGRYPHQLSGGMRQRVMIAMALSCRPAVLIADEPTTALDVTIQAQILQLIKVLQQEMEMGVIFITHDMGVVADIADRVLVMHKGNAVETGTVEQIFHAPVHPYTKALLAAVPRLGAMNGSDLPRRFPLISLEATGQQEDEREQDTVVPGKPILEVRDLVTRFPLRSGIFNRLKREVHAVENVSFDLWPGETLALVGESGCGKSTTGRALLRLVETQEGTITFNGERIDTLPDNKLQAVRRDIQFIFQDPYASLDPRHTVGYSIMEPLRVHNLLDGEAAQRRVAWLLERVGLKPEHAWRYPHEFSGGQRQRICIARALALNPKVVIADESVSALDVSIRAQIINLLLDLQRDMGIAFLFISHDMAVVERISHRVAVMFMGQIVEIGPRRAVFENPQHPYTRKLIAAVPVADPAHRHGQRVLLQDEMPSNIRKRGEAVERVTLREVGPGHFVAPPRQDNAFSRL
- the gsiB gene encoding glutathione ABC transporter substrate-binding protein GsiB, translating into MVTFVARRWLLAASVTAALAAAPAFAAKDVVVAVGSNFTTLDPYDANDTLSQAVAKSFYQGLFGLDNEMKLKNVLAQGYTVSDDGLVYTIKLRSGVKFQDGTDFNAEAVKVNLDRASNPENSLKRYNLYKNIASTEAVDPTTVKITLKAPFSAFINILAHPATAMISPAALKKYGKEIGFHPVGTGPYELLTWNQTDFVKVKKFPGYWQKGLPKLDTITWRPVVDNNTRAAMLQTGEAQFAFPIPYEQAAILQKNSKLELVASPSIMQRYISMNVTQKPFDNPKVREAINYAINRQALVKVAFAGYATPATGVLPPAIAYAQSYQPWPYDPAKARELLKEAGFPNGFSTTLWSSHNHSTAQKVLQFTQQQLAQVGIKVQVTAMDAGQRAAEVEGKGQKESGVRMFYTGWSASTGEADWALAPLFASQNWPPTLFNTAFYSNPQVDNDLADALKTTKPEEKARLYKDAQDLIWKESPWVPLVVEKLVSAHNRALTGFYIMPDTGFSFDDADLK
- the gsiC gene encoding glutathione ABC transporter permease GsiC; the encoded protein is MLNYVCKRLLGLIPTLLIVAILVFLFVHMLPGDPARLVAGPEADAAVIELVRKQLGLDQPLYMQFLHYICNVLQGDFGISMVSRRPVAEEIASRFMPTFWLTIASMSWAVVFGLGAGIVAAVWRNRWPDKLGMALAVTGISFPAFALGMLLMQIFSVELGWLPTVGADTWKHYILPSMTLGAAVSAVMARFTRASFVDVLSEDYIRTARAKGVSEKWVILKHGFRNAMIPVVTMMGLQFGFLLGGSIVVEKVFNWPGLGRLLVDSVEMRDYPVIQAEVLLFSLEFILINLVVDVLYAAINPAIRYK
- the gsiD gene encoding glutathione ABC transporter permease GsiD — its product is MRLLNWRRQAVLNAMPGLKPEHIRTPWSEFWRRFRRQPVAMTAGLFVLLLIAVAIVAPWVAPFDAENYFDYDRLNDGPSMLHWFGVDSLGRDIFSRVLVGAQISLAAGVFAVLIGAAIGTVLGLVAGYYEGWWDRIIMRICDVLFAFPGILLAIAVVAIMGSGMANVIIAVAVFSIPAFARLVRGNTLVLKQQTFIESARSMGASDATILFSHILPGTVSSIVVYFTMRIGVSIISAASLSFLGLGAQPPTPEWGAMLNEARADMVIAPHVAIFPSLAIFLTVLAFNLLGDGLRDALDPRIKG
- the rimO gene encoding 30S ribosomal protein S12 methylthiotransferase RimO; amino-acid sequence: MSNVTHPPKIGFVSLGCPKNLVDSERILTELRTEGYDVVPSYDNADMVIVNTCGFIDSAVQESLEAIGEALTENGKVIVTGCLGAKEDQIREVHPKVLEITGPHSYEQVLEHVHHYVPKPKHNPFLSLVPEQGVKLTPRHYAYLKISEGCNHRCTFCIIPSMRGDLVSRPIGDVLAEAKRLADAGVKELLVISQDTSAYGVDVKHRSGFHNGEPVKTSMVGLCEQLAKLGIWTRLHYVYPYPHVDDVIPLMAEGKILPYLDIPLQHASPRILKLMKRPGSVDRQLARIKQWREICPDLTLRSTFIVGFPGETEEDFQMLLDFLKEARLDRVGCFKYSPVEGATANELADQVPEEVKEERWNRFMQLQQQISAERLQEKVGREIMVIIDEVDEEGAIGRSMADAPEIDGAVYLNGETRVKPGDIIRVKVENADEYDLWGSRV